The genomic window TTGTCGTGGAAGACTACGACAAAACATCAAAGAACGACTTTGTGGGCCAGTTCACGCTCCCTTTCACCTGCATTCAGCCAGGTACGCCAACGAAagcattttttaatcaaaaattgATCCCGCATTGAACCCGCATCTGTAATTGTTTCCCTGCAGGATATCGTCACATCCATCTCCTTTCTAAAGACGGCACGAGCATCGCTCCCGCATCCCTGTTTGTTCACATCCGGATAACGAAAGTGACGTAAAACGAATGTCACTTATTTTACgttaagcattttaaagtgacacgcacaaaatgttcaaaaatcaacAATGGAGCAATATCAAGTCTTCCCAGTTGCACAATCACTTATTTCAGAACGCTTGTCATATTAAACTAATTAATTCCAagccaaatatttttttagttatttaacaACTTTTATTGTTCGTTATAAAGATTTGTGTGACTGTAGTTAAAGGAGCTTAAGTGTATCTAAAGGGcgatttatggttctgcgtcagACCTACGCcatagcctacgcagagccgcgtaccctatgccgtagcctgacgcccacctctccaaaaatgtaaaaacgcgtcaactcaacgcggatcCAACGCAGACCTCAAgcactgtgattggtctgcttgaacCCCCTCCCTTCAGGTAAAAAAACTCTGTGATAGTGTCGGGTTTACTCATACGCATTTCCGAATTAATTATCTTAATAAATTacgtgtttttgtatttaacaACTCAAGCTGCAAAAGTGACAGTTTACgtgccgctatcactgctaaatgCTTCTCAGACAGCGTACACTACGAACCGCTTAtacttcggctcttgtcttggttacacaagcaacacgcctttggacactgacgcctcccagatagcacaatccatctggtttaagtctatttgacgtctgcatttacatctgcaagacatcttaaatacatagtttactcacctgcaatacgtctcggagacgtctgaacgtctgtaataagtctgctaaagatctggagatctgctgcttaaaaacatctgctaaacatcttagaaagagctgttgtacatccattctaaatcataaacatcttacagacatcttctagatgtctatatgatgtctgacagcagacatctccgagacgtattgcagatgagcaaacgatgtattgtagatgtcttgcagatgtaaatgcagacgtcaaatagacgtaaaccagatgtatgtgtgctatcagggctAGTGGCCATTGCCTGTCGATGCGGACAATGACGCACAAGTATAAACGGCGTAGGTCCGACGGCGAAACAGAAGTACAAGTTATAGCCTACATTATCATTGCTTTCTGCCTTAATAGATAAATTCTTGATTAAATAGATTATTCCTGTTTGACTTTTTAGTCATGTTAGTATAAGATTAAAGCTTATCTTCATTTTGGTTTCTTACTCCTTTGACAATTTCAGATCGGCGATAGATAGACTTTTTGGTGCAAGTTGAGGAAGGTGCAATAAAGAAGAATAAAAGTAGTTTATTAGTTACAGTACAGTGTGTGTAAGctatatacatgtttggaattgAATAAAGAGATAATGAGCACCAGCACAATGGCTCAATTACAATCTTGCTGTGGCCTTGCAGAACCTTAGGGGCCGACTCAGTTACACAGAGATACTGAAGGAGGGCTGTGAAAATGTACCCTGTCTGTTCCCACCCCTATCTACTGTAACACATCCCTATCTACTGTAACACATATAACACTGTTTGtgtaacaaaatacaaaataattagtGCATCAAAATCACCATTTACAAACAGCAGGGTTGTCTGTCTTATATGCTGCTAGTATGATAGtgttatgtatatttttatatttctatgCTCTTTATGAGCCAATTCAAACACTGTTTTTGTAATATGACTACCCTTGTTTGCTTTgcctttatatactgtatgtatatgtatgtatttacTTGCCATATCCATCAATGAATAAAGATCATTTTGAAAGTtatttcagtttctgttgttaAAAGTTAACATTAAGATAACTTGATGACAAtaatgtttactttacgttACAATTTATAccagttttaaaatgtgtaaaacagaACTGAGCAGAAGGGGTGAAATTGCATGTAATGAAAAACTAAGCATGGTTTTATTGCAGTGAAAGTGTAATCTTATAAAACAAAGATTTAtggaaataaactgaaaaacatAATATATTCTATTATAAATTTACATACGTAAAATcgaatgcttttatttttaaatatatgaagaGCAGCGGTACTTATGTAACGCTATATTAATGATTCATATTATTCTTAACGCATTATTATATaggttatatttttaaatataagttATGTGAAAGGATTTCATATATTGACAGTTAATATATGAGATAATGTaagttaatattttattatactatTATGTTATTAAATTAGTGTCTGCTTATCGTTTGTTTTTGTGGTTAGCGGTGTGCACGTGAACGTGCACGAGATTTTGACTACCTTGCAGTACGTTTTTTGCAGATTTTTTAGAAGtcagatattaatattatatcattttttccaataatttttgcTGTAAAAACGATCACTCACAAATGTTCTGTCTTTGTCGAAGAAAATAATTAGGCCGGAACCGATTTTCTGTCACATTTCGACTCGGACCCTTTCGGACGTTACACCAAACATTGTCAAAGTTAACACGTGTGGGATTTGTGAATTTTATATCGTACTTATACGGATAAAATACGCATTTACTGAGGTAAAATGGTGGGGAAGATTAAACGCATCCGTCAAAAGCTTCATCACGGCGCTGTGAGacttgaaaatgaaaacgagAAAGCGCACGCGCTGGGGAATCTAGAGAAAGCGCCGATACCCTCAACACATGTGCACAGCAGTGAACTCGCAAAAACAGAATTAACACAGATCAAAATAAACAGAATTGACAGCGATACAAACAACAATGCAGAGGTAAGACTGTTTGTTTATACTTGCCACATAAATACAGTAATACCAATATGTTTAAAATTGCAATAATGTTTTATGGCTATGTACCATGGAGACAAAATGGATATAATTCTGTTATTGGATTTTAGTGGATTTGTATGTTAATTATTCAGTATTTTACCACCTGATATGCTTACACCATGGTATGATTGTACTTTTTGAACTTGTGAATGATATCATTATTCAGCTTCATGTCTTTTCTATGTAGGGGTTTAATTTTCCCAGTGGAGTTTTTGCTGGGACGAAAATCTCTCCGGAGTCTTTAGTTCAAACTCTGAAGTTTGATGAACCGTCAAATGTGACTGTAACCAAACAGCCAGCAGGTGAACCCAAAGGTGAGTGATGTCTGTCACACAATTTCAATTGTTTTTACAGAAATACAAATTAAAGTTTAGAATCGCTTACTCGttctttattcatatttttccacatatgagagttgaaaaaaaaaaacgtaagtTACCTTCTATTCTTCtgacctctgattggctgccatttctttattatttggtcatttaaaaaaaataaatgttagtttTGGGGAACAACCAATTTTCTTTGGCACAATTATATAGAGATTTATAAgtttttttacacaatttttGTCTATAACTCATTTTAGACCTTTACACCTttagacatttaaaacatttacacatttcagtTGCTTGACTGTGTTAACTACAAAAACTAAAAAGCTtttaccctaaaataaaaaaacttcaatcattttaataattttattgttcattttgtttatttgccaGTGTTTACAGGCTAAATGTTTCAGTTTAAAGGCTACAATGAATGCAAGCATgtgaccactagatggcacaatgtagcatttttattttggttctGATAAATTCTGATGCGAATGGAAACAGATGCTGGTGCAGTTAGTGTTTGGGCAGTTGGGCAACTTTCTGAAAGGTTTTAGGGTTGGTCACCGTTGTGATCACCATGCTTGGTTCAAAGATGTTAGCCTTAGGTTGCTCCACTAAAGAAGTTAAGTACTCTAAGTACTTCTGTTATTGGCTTTCAAGCATTGACTTTTAATTATATGTATAAGTTAAGTAtataataagaataaaatataaaaaatataatctaTTGAAAGTATGGTGGTGTTTTTAATTctcactttggatgaaagcgtctccccaatgaatgaatgtaaatgtaccaTGCATGTCCTCTATTTTTGCTTTTTCACTTTTGAATGTCCGACCTGTGCGAGTATTGAGGTTAAGCGAGGAGAGCTGTCCTATTTTTGTCTCTCTGCAGTAAAAAATAACTCGTGCATGAAGATCACAATCGCTGCATCAATGCACTAACTGTATCATGTCTGCATGCTAGCATGTAAATGAATGCGTGTGTCTGCGGAGGAGACCTCAAGTTTTGCCAGTTAAGTGTCCCACATGCCTCTCATATAAGATCACCTTTTATTTtagtgaatgagagagagagagagagagagagagagagggtgaccAAGCAACAGCTTTGTATCATAAGCTATGTTTGGATGTGTTTTAGAGAATTATATCAATATTTTCTAGATCAGCATCTTCTTTTTATCTGATGTAGATGAAGGATGCAGTTCTCTTTGAATACGCCTCAGTCCAGGCAGCACTTGAGAGAGGTTGACATTAAGAATCGATGCGGGCTGACTTTGCTTTGACAGAGCGAGAACTTTGGGCTCTTTAATTGGAGGTATCGGTGTCTCCGTATGACCTCGGAAATTGACCTCCTTCGCCTCTAGCTCAGCTCCCCCACGTCGAGGTGCAGGGAGTAGATGGCAGCCGGGATGTTCTGTCCGCTGCTAATTGTCGGTGTCCGTTTCAGCCAGCTCTCGGAACATGATGCTCTCCCCGGGATGGATGTGGTGGGAATTATGGATCTTTTTCCCCCTGTTCCACGGAGGCAGAGGCGAGATTGAGTTTCTAGCGTTCTGAGTGATGCGTGGAGATATCAGCAGGTCAGAGATCCCTATCAGGCAGATACAGCGCAAAAACACGACTGTTGATATTTCTGTGGTGGCTGTCGGTCGGATTGATTCACTGTTGAGTTTTCAACCTCCCGTGGCTGATCTGAAAGCAGTTAAATGACAACTTTGAGTGGTTTAAAGTAAGATTAGAGAGTGGAAAACTGGTttgtgacttaagtttaaattaaagcTTACATTTGGGTGTCATGCCTTTGAAGTTTAAAGCTAAATCGAATgcataaatttgatcaaattaaagtatattttaaattatttgacaGTAGTTTGAAACTTAACGTTAATACGAAAGACTACATgaagcaaggttattttagtttactataATGAAAATTTTTGTTTGCTGAAATCAAAGATAATACTGCgtaaacttaaactaaatgaaacattttaaggTTTCCTcagaaatacactgaaataGGTTCAAGGCAAattataataacaaacaaacaaacaaacaaataataaaatgacaaaattaactTAAAAgctacaaatctaaaaataaaagctcatttaaaatattaattaaatttaaataaaacaaaaaacaaaactataataactctgacaTTAAGTAGCTGAACAATTCAgttttttacatatatttaaatgtgaCAGGCAAATTAAGCTTctttcacaaataaaaaaaatggtcGTCAATGTAAAATGATTCGTCATATCACTGACATGCATATTTACATCAATTTATTACATAAATTGACATCACTCCAATTTCCTCCCACCCTTTATGACATCATTGTTATCTTTCGCATGGCATTGTGTAAAAAGCAGATTCAGCTCATTGCGCCATTTTCTGGAGTTTAACGTTTTGTTCTTTCCTTTATATGTCGCAGTTTGTTCAAAGTGGAACATGGGAAATGTGGCATTTCGATATCTTATCGAAACGCCTCTGTGTACTTTTATTCAGAGCACACTGTGCAGGTTTTCCATGGGCCGCTGTACATTTTTCCATCATGTAAATGGCCATATATAGACATGCGTTTAGAACTGCGTGTTTTTCTGGGAGAGAGAAAAGTTGTTTTGATGTGTACATGACATGCGATCGTTCGTGGCTAATAAATACCTCTCTGGTTCCTCTCATGGGTCTCCTGCAAGGAACCAGCATCAGATCTGACTGAGGTTCAGCTTTCTCTTGCAGGAAGACGAGGGATATTTGAGATGTGCCTAACACACCAGCACAAACACGCCTCTTAAATGATTGACGCTAACAAAATATCGAAATGTTGTGCAGCAGTTGCCTTTGAAGTGGATAACAAAATGTAATCTCCTGTTGGAAAAAAAATTCCTAGATGCTGCGGTGACACACATGGATGTTTGGAATATTCGATTTTacgatttttgtttttataaaatacaCGCCCATATGCTCTAAATTGTTTATGAAATCATGTTTATGAAAACTCAACAGAATTTTATGTAGAAACAGTGTTGATTTGTTAGACctttctgttttttaatgttcaaataagtttttttctgaaatatagttttttactaatatatttaaaatttgtgtgtgtctgaatgTCTTATAACTTGTCAATAACATGTCAGTTCGAGTTTTAactacaaaataattaaatactaaaaaataataagCCTGTTCTTGATATTACACATTTTATGAGATTTACTTGTATTTTCTTGTTATAAAAAAGTGCTTAACAAATTCATTAGATCGCCTGTcataataaagagaaaacacaaatattttatgaaTCAGTCAAAAGAAAATTTAAACCAAAAATGTATTGTCATTTACTAGGCAAATAACAAACTAAAACAACTAAATCgtctttattcacatttttataCATACACTTGAACCGACACATTTAACTGACACATTTTGTCAGAAGTCAGAAATGAATCGAGCATAACGTTCAATcattaaaacttatttttctatttaGGAAGACAAGAAAGGTCAGTGTGGGTCATTCACACAGTTCAAGCCTCTCTTGTCTTTTTTCAGCGACCAAGCATATTACCCAAACGTTTCTTTTCCTCGAAGCGTTGCTTGGTAACCGAAAGCTCCGTTCACGATCATAATCGCAGAGGTCAAGTCATTTTCGTTCTTTTCTCTTTATAGAACTGCATGCGTTTAGCACGCAAGTTATTTTCAGAGAACATTTGAATAAATGACCATTGTTGCAGTAATGGTGATCAGATGAAAACTGTGTTTAAGTGGCATTTTCGATAcgttataaatgtatattataaaaacaaacaaaatctaaAATTTGCGTTTCCCATGTGGGAAAAACGTGTAAcctctgtgtgtctctgtggTCTATAaatgaatctctctctctcacacacatacacacaggtaCATATAGTTTCCAGTCGCTTTGGTCCCTGGAGTTCAGCACAatcattaaacacacacagtatGGTTCCTCTGATTAGACAGAAGTTTCCagcaacaggaagtgacgtgcatttaaaacaacagacaTCCTGCTTTAAtctacacacaacacaaatccCTTCTGTTTCAccagacaaacacacattatTATCTCCCATTACACACAGGATCCCACAGCTGGGGCATGTGAACGTCAGATTAAAATTGTTTGTCATATGCTTTTCATTACTTTTTTGTAGTATCACTTGCTACAACACAGAGACACGGAGGCCACGACACACACTAGATTAACTATGGCAGAGAGACCAAACAGCCAATCTTAcatgtacattcacaatcaaGGCCGTAGCGGTGACGGTTGGGCTTTCAGTGCAACGTAAACAAAGAAAGCGGCATGTAAATTAACGGCAAAAAGCGTCGCGTGGAGGACAGCTCACGGGTTGCGGACATTCTGCGCAagctcaaattcaaagtctactcctgacgcaagttgaaccaatttaacttattttatgttattatttagcGAATGGGCTCTATATCACGTTGATAAATACATTATAGTTTGCTGTAAAAGAAAACAGTGGGGAAAAAAGTGATCCGTGCAcgctagctcttaaagggacggcagcataataaaaatatctattttaatgctcatcaagcaacaaaaaacgaagacaAAACACACTCACTGCTCCTGACTGATCAACTTTAATAGCTTTAATATGGTTTGATCTATATTTCAGTATGCTGTGAAGactatgaagtgttattttacatttgactctAATAACCACAGTTAGTCCAACCTGAAACACCTAAAAAGCactgttaattttatttgtgtgtttgcttaattacatttatttgtgctattgctcataatttgatcatttgttctaattttattaCTAACTGATTGACTATTATTATTAGAGTTAAGATAATAGTTTTATGGTATTATgagcttatttattaagattgcaggtaaaaacaaactaataactagacattattatttatttattactttttgtggCGGGCATGTAAAAGTTTTGTCAGGGCCAGtaaaatgtagaaattaatGTATGCAtaataatcgtcataatcgtgcaaccgtgattattcctcagactataatcgtaccaacaaaatctataatCGTTGCATCCCTAATAACATAAGTCAAAACACttcacttttttaataaatgtctaGGTTTACATGAGCCACGTTATCTTTACGTTATCCGTACGCTATCCTTtagaaaaatatacatttatatttgcatgtgtatttttttcatgcatgtagatgtaaatgtacattttgttaaCGTGGTTCTTCTCTTTGCCTGTGAATTCAGTGCAATGTGGGCAGAAATAAGAccaaaaatacttttacatttgcattttgtttaaatttggcAAACGCGTATGTACAAAAGCGACTTAAAGTGTATTCAAGGTATAGTTAACCAGTAATATCCTAACAGCCACGAATCCCCGATCCAAACAAATTTTTGACATAATTTCCCACAGTTTAATCGGAAACAGCAACGTGAAACAGCATTCAAATGCATTTAGTTTTCACAGTAAGCATTTCTGGGGGGATCGTCACAATGACGATCAAGCAAAATTGCAATTTCAGCAGCTCATGACACTGCTGACTTTACTCTTTGGTACCGAACCTGTAACCTCCGTGATGGCGGACTGTGTCGTATCTCGATTGGCTGTCCGCGTGTTATTTTGAGTTCATGCTCGTGCAGACAAAACAAAGCCGAAAAGAACCCAAACACCTGCGTTCATAACCAAGCGAGAAACCCTCTCGGAAGATATGTTTTGCTTTAAGACCATTCAGAccctttaagaaaaatgtctttttcGAAGCCCGATCTCTTGGTGTATCTCCTCCTCCACCTTTTATGCCACAGAAATGATGTAAATTATGtggcttgtgatttttttcagcaTAACTTAACAATTTTGGTCTGACAGATGATAAAATATCCCATAGATTTGCATTGAAAGAGAGACCTGAACCATATCTAGAGATCAGAACATCACAGAGGTTTAGTGTTTGTCTCCTTGAAACCAAACAGAAACGGCCTATCAATAATCTAGTACACCTCTCTTAGCACCGTCTTGGCAACCAATCACAGAACCCCTagcatttcttaaaaaaatgtcGTTTCAAAATATGTTGGTaggtttatatattaaaattaagTATTATTTTATAGCGAATCTAAATGTTGTATGATGAATTATGttaattcgttttttttttcaggttcAGGAGAACGAAAACAACAGTCCAAGAAATCAAAAATGAAGGACCGTAGAGAAAGATGGCTTAGCAGTAAGTTGTTTCATCTACAGTTTTCAACGTTTTTTCCTAA from Triplophysa rosa linkage group LG25, Trosa_1v2, whole genome shotgun sequence includes these protein-coding regions:
- the slx9 gene encoding protein FAM207A — translated: MVGKIKRIRQKLHHGAVRLENENEKAHALGNLEKAPIPSTHVHSSELAKTELTQIKINRIDSDTNNNAEGFNFPSGVFAGTKISPESLVQTLKFDEPSNVTVTKQPAGEPKGSGERKQQSKKSKMKDRRERWLSKISTIKQEREQQVARARRKATPVVGDMRPLADALPELSQLLPSLKHPAGIHRKNKTLIKRKPEPTDFSVMKPAQKRKILEAEASHFSEALKNPAFKTNPFAAIGEHLRKRLKQEDEQS